In a genomic window of Mageeibacillus indolicus UPII9-5:
- the ychF gene encoding redox-regulated ATPase YchF encodes MQLGIVGLPNVGKSTLFNAITKAGAESANYPFCTIEPNVGVVPVPDQRLDFLAEMYKPEKYTPAVLELVDIAGLVAGASRGEGLGNKFLSHIRQVDAIIHVVRCFDDPNVIHVNGSADAKRDIETISLELILADLEYLERRIDKVKKSMKGGDKKPQAQLEVLLRIKEALDAGKSARSVELSDEEKEEITDLELLSAKPILYVANVSEDDLAAPEKNNQFLAVQQIARAEQAACIAISAKIEEELASLDDEERAMFLQDLGIVESGLDQIVKSGYSLLNLISYLTAGPKEVRAWTIIRGTKAPQAAGKIHSDFERGFIRAEVVAYDDLHALGSMAACKEKGLVRSEGKDYVMKDGDIVLFRFNV; translated from the coding sequence ATGCAACTTGGAATTGTCGGATTACCTAATGTTGGTAAAAGTACTTTATTTAATGCTATAACCAAAGCAGGTGCGGAAAGTGCTAACTACCCTTTTTGCACAATAGAACCTAATGTAGGTGTGGTCCCAGTGCCAGATCAGAGGCTCGATTTCTTAGCTGAGATGTATAAACCAGAAAAATACACGCCGGCCGTACTGGAGTTGGTTGACATTGCCGGTTTAGTGGCTGGAGCAAGTCGCGGCGAAGGCTTGGGCAATAAATTTTTATCTCATATTCGTCAAGTTGACGCCATAATTCACGTCGTACGCTGTTTCGATGATCCAAACGTAATTCATGTCAATGGTAGTGCTGACGCCAAACGCGATATTGAGACAATTTCTTTAGAGCTGATTTTAGCCGATCTAGAATATCTTGAGCGCCGTATTGACAAAGTAAAAAAGTCTATGAAGGGCGGCGACAAGAAACCGCAAGCCCAGTTGGAAGTTCTATTAAGAATTAAAGAGGCTCTCGACGCCGGCAAATCGGCTCGCAGTGTCGAACTTTCCGATGAAGAGAAAGAAGAGATAACTGATCTTGAATTGTTGTCAGCCAAACCTATTTTGTACGTAGCTAACGTCTCAGAAGACGATTTGGCCGCTCCTGAGAAAAATAATCAATTTCTTGCGGTTCAGCAAATTGCACGCGCTGAACAGGCAGCCTGCATAGCCATCAGTGCCAAAATCGAAGAAGAACTTGCCTCACTGGATGACGAAGAACGGGCAATGTTTTTGCAAGATCTCGGCATCGTTGAATCAGGTTTGGACCAAATTGTGAAGTCAGGCTATTCCCTGCTCAATTTGATTTCTTACCTTACGGCTGGTCCCAAAGAGGTACGGGCTTGGACAATAATCCGTGGAACTAAAGCTCCGCAAGCGGCCGGAAAAATTCACTCCGACTTTGAGCGTGGTTTCATTCGGGCCGAAGTCGTCGCTTATGATGATTTGCATGCGCTTGGCAGTATGGCTGCCTGTAAGGAAAAAGGGCTGGTGCGCTCGGAAGGTAAAGATTACGTCATGAAAGACGGCGACATCGTTCTCTTCCGCTTCAACGTTTAA
- the coaE gene encoding dephospho-CoA kinase (Dephospho-CoA kinase (CoaE) performs the final step in coenzyme A biosynthesis.) — MFTIGITGGIGTGKSAAAHVLKNWGIPVLDADAVSHQVTAVGGAAIPEIVATFGSTVISDTGELDRDAVADLVFHDRKSLDTLSFIVHRHVIATMHADREKLIEAGKKICVFDVPIPLKDGFLDSCDFILVITADLRTRLQRLQARGLPEEKARQRMAVQLSEQDYASMADALIDNSSTLEDLREHLRAALEPVLTVRGININYDKNE, encoded by the coding sequence ATGTTTACAATAGGAATAACAGGCGGGATAGGGACTGGCAAGTCGGCTGCCGCCCATGTATTGAAAAATTGGGGTATACCGGTGTTGGATGCTGATGCCGTTTCGCATCAGGTCACTGCGGTGGGTGGGGCTGCCATACCGGAAATTGTTGCTACTTTTGGCTCAACAGTAATAAGCGACACGGGGGAGCTTGATCGCGATGCGGTTGCCGATTTAGTGTTCCATGATCGCAAATCTCTCGATACCTTGAGTTTTATAGTACATCGCCACGTTATTGCAACAATGCACGCTGATCGGGAAAAGCTGATTGAGGCTGGTAAAAAAATATGTGTTTTTGATGTTCCGATACCATTAAAAGATGGCTTTTTGGATAGTTGTGACTTTATTTTGGTAATAACGGCTGATTTACGTACACGTCTGCAGCGGCTACAAGCGCGCGGACTACCGGAAGAAAAGGCCAGACAGCGAATGGCGGTTCAGTTAAGCGAACAAGACTATGCATCAATGGCTGATGCTTTAATTGATAATTCCTCTACGCTTGAAGATTTGCGCGAACACCTTCGTGCCGCTTTAGAGCCTGTTTTGACGGTACGCGGGATAAATATTAATTATGACAAAAATGAATGA
- the polA gene encoding DNA polymerase I → MQGRDLLLIDGNSLINRAYYGGTELNLADGTPIGAVYTFFNIVLRYAKELHITHLAVAFDLPEPTFRHKLFHSYKSGRKPMSDDLATQFTFLKMILPELGWACYSLAGYEADDILGTLAKQSCSEMEHVYILSGDRDTLQLVDSNISVIYPGRHSAVTFYTPARLQEDFGCTPKSFITYKALLGDTSDAVPGVPGIGKVSASKIVGQFSSLDEIYENLSAFSPKVQAKLVEGRNTAYQALALVTINCAIPLKWALADLSLAGSHDKWREVIKKYSFNSLLEKMNVLYSAAQVETDKKETALADSDTIADEKIGATEKNSLPNESGTQETSTPALYRFINTDEWRTWLENASPILIMAERYPSIYIADPEQHVYICIDQTIFPDFYAWSELSGKKILCFSLKQILQRFPALLSENNCVDYTTGTIIDLSILAYACGDAQKVAYLSDLAELYRLNYPISSENTGMKELPENNCSISSAEAEAQAQAVAVADLNKELISYFNTIIAVYSLVKSKIESQGLNYLVSQVDLPLVEVLTQMERDGVAVDEAVLQRQTEAFSSEIADIADEIYKLAGHEFNLNSPRQLAEVLFNELGLPGGKKLKSGYSTSAEDLMHLQDLHPIVDLILRYRMLSKLLSTFIVGLHKYIAADHRIHTTFHQTLTQTGRLSSSDPNLQNIPARTEEGRRIRAAFIAAPGCILIDADYSQIELRLLAHLSGDTAMLKAFAAKEDIHALTAARVFHMDPVDVTSEHRRVGKTINFSIVYGISAFSLAQDLHISVAEAKNYIAEYYATYPQIKAYLNDLVERAKIDGYVETMFKRRRYIPELKSKNYNRRLFGERVAMNTPIQGTAADIMRLAMVNLARKLREKKLKSHMILQIHDELVLEVPEPEFAEVAELLRNEMERVIDLKVSLPVELEYGKNWLEAKG, encoded by the coding sequence ATGCAAGGCCGGGATTTACTTTTAATAGACGGGAACAGTTTAATTAATCGGGCGTATTACGGAGGCACAGAATTAAACCTAGCAGATGGTACACCTATTGGGGCTGTTTATACTTTTTTTAACATTGTCTTGCGTTATGCCAAAGAATTACACATAACTCATCTGGCGGTGGCCTTTGACTTACCTGAGCCGACTTTTCGTCATAAATTGTTTCATTCCTACAAAAGCGGACGCAAACCGATGAGTGATGACTTGGCGACCCAATTCACCTTCTTAAAGATGATTTTGCCGGAGCTGGGTTGGGCCTGCTACAGTTTGGCCGGTTATGAAGCTGACGATATTTTGGGCACGTTGGCCAAACAGAGTTGTTCGGAAATGGAGCATGTGTATATTTTGTCCGGTGATCGGGATACGTTGCAGCTTGTTGATAGCAACATAAGTGTAATTTATCCTGGCCGTCACAGTGCAGTAACTTTTTATACCCCGGCTAGGCTGCAGGAAGATTTCGGCTGTACTCCGAAAAGTTTCATTACTTACAAAGCTTTGCTGGGTGATACTTCCGATGCTGTTCCTGGAGTGCCAGGCATTGGCAAAGTCAGTGCCAGCAAAATCGTCGGTCAGTTTTCATCCTTAGATGAAATATATGAAAATTTGTCGGCTTTTTCGCCTAAAGTGCAGGCAAAATTAGTTGAAGGTCGAAATACTGCCTATCAGGCTTTAGCACTAGTTACTATTAATTGCGCAATTCCGTTGAAATGGGCGTTGGCCGATCTTTCGCTTGCCGGTAGCCATGATAAGTGGCGAGAAGTTATAAAAAAATACTCGTTTAATTCATTGCTCGAAAAAATGAATGTCCTTTATTCAGCAGCTCAGGTAGAAACTGATAAGAAGGAAACGGCCTTAGCTGATAGCGATACTATTGCTGATGAGAAGATTGGCGCGACAGAGAAAAATTCATTGCCGAATGAAAGCGGCACTCAGGAAACGAGTACACCTGCTTTATATAGATTTATCAATACTGACGAATGGCGAACTTGGCTGGAAAACGCCTCGCCCATATTGATTATGGCCGAACGATATCCATCAATATATATCGCAGATCCTGAACAACATGTTTATATATGTATAGATCAAACAATATTTCCTGATTTTTATGCTTGGTCTGAATTGAGTGGCAAAAAGATTTTATGCTTCAGCCTAAAGCAGATCCTACAACGTTTTCCGGCTTTGCTTTCTGAAAATAATTGCGTCGATTATACTACTGGAACAATAATTGATTTATCTATACTTGCCTATGCTTGCGGTGATGCCCAAAAGGTTGCCTACTTGAGTGATTTGGCGGAATTATACAGGTTAAATTATCCTATTTCAAGCGAAAATACGGGAATGAAAGAGTTACCGGAAAATAATTGTTCCATTTCTTCCGCTGAGGCTGAGGCTCAGGCTCAGGCTGTTGCTGTTGCTGATTTGAATAAGGAACTCATCTCATATTTTAATACGATAATCGCTGTTTACAGCTTGGTAAAATCGAAAATTGAAAGTCAGGGATTAAACTATTTGGTTAGCCAAGTCGATTTACCGCTGGTAGAAGTTTTGACTCAGATGGAAAGAGATGGGGTAGCCGTTGATGAGGCTGTATTGCAGCGTCAAACCGAAGCATTTTCAAGCGAAATTGCTGACATAGCTGATGAAATATATAAACTGGCTGGGCATGAATTTAATCTTAATTCTCCCAGACAGCTAGCAGAAGTCCTATTTAATGAGCTAGGGTTGCCAGGAGGGAAAAAACTTAAGTCAGGATATTCAACTTCGGCTGAAGATCTCATGCACTTGCAAGATTTACATCCTATCGTCGATCTCATCTTGCGCTATCGCATGCTTAGCAAATTATTGTCTACCTTCATAGTAGGCTTGCATAAATACATTGCAGCTGATCATCGGATACACACAACTTTCCACCAGACCTTAACCCAAACTGGCCGACTAAGCAGTTCCGACCCCAATTTGCAGAATATCCCCGCACGAACGGAAGAAGGTCGCCGAATAAGGGCGGCGTTCATAGCCGCTCCGGGATGTATACTTATAGATGCTGACTATTCACAAATTGAGTTGCGTTTGTTGGCTCATCTATCCGGCGATACAGCTATGCTCAAAGCGTTCGCCGCCAAAGAAGACATTCATGCTCTGACAGCCGCTCGGGTTTTTCACATGGATCCCGTAGATGTAACATCCGAACATCGGCGCGTTGGTAAAACGATAAACTTCAGTATAGTATACGGTATCTCGGCCTTTTCTTTGGCGCAGGATCTGCACATTTCAGTGGCGGAGGCCAAAAATTATATTGCCGAATATTATGCAACCTACCCACAAATCAAGGCCTATTTAAACGATTTAGTCGAACGAGCAAAAATCGATGGCTATGTGGAAACGATGTTTAAACGGCGCAGATATATTCCGGAATTAAAATCGAAAAATTACAATCGGCGGCTGTTCGGAGAACGCGTAGCAATGAACACTCCGATTCAAGGTACAGCTGCTGATATCATGCGGTTAGCAATGGTTAATCTTGCACGAAAGCTGCGGGAGAAAAAACTTAAGTCGCATATGATTTTGCAAATTCATGATGAGTTGGTTCTTGAAGTGCCTGAGCCGGAATTTGCCGAAGTGGCGGAGCTTCTAAGGAATGAAATGGAGCGAGTAATTGATTTGAAAGTCAGTTTACCGGTCGAATTGGAATATGGTAAAAACTGGTTGGAGGCTAAAGGCTGA
- a CDS encoding RluA family pseudouridine synthase, translating to MQLIEPKVIYCDNHLLAVYKPAGYLSQADGTAAPDILAWSKAYVKKKYDKPGDVYLGLVHRLDRPVAGVLVLARTSKAAGRLAEQIRSHSWQKIYLAICHDEQRTLAAGERWEDYIFKDKRLNSAAIVDRGHPEAKYAALNYECIQHSGDLALVRIKLETGRSHQIRVQFKHHGHPLYADRRYGVSGEHGDIALLAFQLRLLHPTTKEELIFTAEYPKGEPWKRFTPSVGILQ from the coding sequence ATGCAACTGATCGAGCCTAAAGTTATTTACTGCGACAACCATCTTCTGGCTGTGTACAAACCGGCCGGCTATTTGTCACAAGCTGATGGAACGGCGGCTCCTGATATTTTGGCTTGGAGCAAAGCCTACGTGAAAAAGAAGTATGACAAGCCAGGTGACGTTTATTTGGGCCTTGTACACAGGCTTGACCGTCCGGTGGCTGGAGTGCTAGTCTTGGCCCGTACTTCCAAAGCGGCCGGACGCTTAGCGGAACAGATAAGAAGTCACAGTTGGCAAAAGATTTACTTGGCGATTTGCCATGACGAGCAAAGAACATTGGCTGCCGGCGAACGGTGGGAAGATTATATATTTAAAGATAAACGACTTAATTCCGCAGCAATCGTGGATCGCGGTCACCCAGAAGCCAAGTATGCGGCGTTAAACTATGAATGCATTCAACATTCCGGAGATTTAGCCTTGGTAAGAATAAAGCTCGAAACAGGCCGATCACATCAGATTAGAGTTCAATTCAAACATCATGGGCATCCGCTTTACGCCGATCGTCGATATGGAGTGAGTGGGGAACACGGCGATATTGCATTACTTGCTTTTCAACTCAGGCTATTACATCCCACCACTAAAGAAGAACTTATTTTTACTGCAGAATATCCTAAAGGAGAACCGTGGAAAAGATTCACGCCGTCTGTAGGTATTTTACAATAA
- a CDS encoding class I SAM-dependent methyltransferase, producing MDRWIDFQLLDAGGGEKLEKWGHYILQRPDPQAIWYRPEWKTVDATYVRSPEGGGSWTQNHVPQSWLIRYPSLCGELRFNISLMGFKHTGLFPEQSTNWDFMQKLIAERKERNPAAPIRILNLFAYTGGATLACAAAGATEVVHVDASKRIIGIAKKNVADSKLTDKYIRFIAEDANRFVEREIRRGRVYDGIVLDPPAYGRGPNGELWQFETSIGSLIDNCVRLLSRQAIFLVLNSYTTGLTAGALQSIMNLSVKAKFGGITEGIELILPAKRRDIFLPCGCTGRWQPCN from the coding sequence ATGGACAGATGGATAGACTTTCAGTTATTGGATGCCGGAGGAGGCGAAAAGCTGGAAAAGTGGGGGCATTATATCCTGCAAAGACCTGATCCTCAAGCAATTTGGTACCGACCGGAATGGAAAACCGTTGATGCGACATACGTCCGCTCGCCTGAAGGCGGCGGCAGTTGGACGCAAAATCATGTGCCTCAAAGCTGGCTTATTAGATATCCTAGCCTATGTGGCGAGCTTAGGTTCAACATATCATTGATGGGGTTTAAACATACCGGCTTATTTCCTGAGCAATCAACTAACTGGGATTTCATGCAAAAGCTTATCGCTGAACGCAAAGAAAGAAATCCGGCGGCGCCGATAAGAATTTTAAATTTATTCGCCTACACTGGCGGAGCTACATTGGCCTGTGCAGCTGCCGGAGCCACTGAAGTCGTTCATGTTGATGCTTCTAAAAGAATTATCGGAATTGCCAAAAAAAATGTTGCTGACAGTAAGTTGACCGACAAATATATCCGCTTTATCGCGGAGGATGCCAACCGGTTTGTTGAGCGTGAGATACGGCGTGGGCGCGTTTACGACGGCATTGTTTTGGACCCTCCAGCCTATGGGCGCGGGCCAAACGGTGAGTTATGGCAATTTGAAACATCTATTGGCAGTCTAATAGATAATTGCGTGCGACTTTTAAGCAGACAAGCTATTTTCCTTGTTCTGAATAGTTATACTACCGGCCTAACCGCCGGCGCATTGCAAAGCATAATGAATCTTAGTGTTAAGGCGAAGTTCGGCGGCATAACAGAGGGAATAGAGCTGATTTTGCCGGCAAAACGACGAGATATATTTTTACCGTGCGGCTGTACTGGTAGGTGGCAACCATGCAACTGA
- a CDS encoding GNAT family N-acetyltransferase, with translation MHKFNNLLDISDPACASDSSGISDVFDDIKKSAAEGVTGVCTPNVDNSIPSQGFCLTGNKTLLRPLAKCDLAAIETLLTDEPTMRMYLPTCWRIFRNEQATALLQDWHDNSENFVWVIVEKLSREPAGAFNLSEVDWPQRHLDVGLAILPKFRRLGLGLEATGIMINYCFNQLNMHHLTAHIIEDNIPSHRLFQNCGFRSEGSLREQVFRDGKYLNMDILGLLRCDFIKNTKENFKIKENT, from the coding sequence ATGCATAAATTTAACAATCTACTCGATATTTCTGATCCTGCATGTGCATCGGATTCTTCAGGTATCTCAGATGTTTTCGACGATATAAAAAAATCAGCCGCAGAGGGTGTGACAGGCGTATGTACTCCTAACGTGGACAATTCCATTCCATCTCAGGGATTCTGCCTTACGGGAAACAAAACGCTTCTGCGGCCATTGGCCAAGTGCGATCTTGCGGCTATAGAAACATTGCTGACAGATGAACCGACAATGAGAATGTACCTGCCGACATGCTGGCGAATATTTCGAAATGAACAAGCGACTGCACTTTTGCAAGACTGGCATGATAATTCAGAAAATTTTGTTTGGGTCATTGTTGAAAAACTTAGTCGGGAACCGGCCGGTGCGTTTAATTTATCTGAAGTTGATTGGCCACAGCGTCATTTGGATGTTGGCCTAGCAATCTTACCAAAATTTCGCCGACTCGGCTTGGGCTTGGAAGCTACAGGTATAATGATCAACTACTGCTTTAATCAGCTTAATATGCATCATCTTACCGCTCATATTATCGAGGACAATATTCCTTCACACCGCTTATTCCAAAACTGTGGATTCCGTTCGGAAGGTTCTTTGCGTGAACAGGTTTTCCGTGACGGTAAGTATCTGAATATGGACATACTTGGACTTTTGCGGTGCGATTTTATCAAAAACACTAAAGAAAATTTTAAAATTAAGGAGAACACTTGA